A stretch of the Uranotaenia lowii strain MFRU-FL chromosome 3, ASM2978415v1, whole genome shotgun sequence genome encodes the following:
- the LOC129757740 gene encoding uncharacterized protein LOC129757740, translating into MHPVAGNIQTCRKNLLSQNYPFRKDSDEDAHGGSSSADCYCQIPPSEYEENFVFQKFSNKSNLRRDLLREQFRRKATQTVLKQAQQRYETLHRQEVERMPLKKQPDYYLAQIDGNDPKYNLYKTDDMVTFWSNETTSCVSKRRNSNFTKPISEQLDQQFG; encoded by the exons ATGCACCCTGTTGCGGGAAACATTCAAACATGCCGAAAAAACCTCCTTTCCCAGAACTACCCCTTCCGGAAGGACTCCGACGAGGACGCACACGGCGGCAGCAGCAGCGCTGATTGTTACTGCCAGATTCCGCCGAGCGAGTACGAAGAAAACTTTGTATTCCAAAAATTCTCCAATAAGTCAA ATTTAAGGCGAGACCTGCTGCGGGAACAGTTTCGCCGGAAGGCAACGCAGACGGTGCTGAAGCAGGCTCAGCAACGCTACGAAACCCTACACCGTCAGGAGGTGGAGCGAATGCCGCTCAAAAAGCAACCCGATTACTATCTGGCCCAAATCGACGGCAACGATCCCAAGTACAACCTGTACAAAACGGACGATATGGTGACGTTCTGGAGCAACGAGACGACTTCCTGTGTGAGCAAACGGCGCAATTCCAACTTCACCAAACCAATTAGCGAACAGTTGGATCAACAGTTTGGTTGA
- the LOC129754618 gene encoding DNA replication complex GINS protein SLD5, producing the protein MDIDDERLLNEVAGIGDNDSSDRMQDADEDEIQMTSKQVLEALQRAWLNEKFAIQILPYEEAIVDMVMSQLVYMEENLANTNKNEMLYIAHRMEVERIRYMLASYHRCRLQKIEEYAFYILEEESKRPDDRKRLSVGEKQFATDFYKSLENHFHQLAVRHMPQNHQEDEQVRKVVPNVDGHVFIKAKENVAEFSISADHDTINIAAGSVHMFKYRDVEPLVLEGIVELI; encoded by the exons ATGGATATCGATGATGAGCGCCTGTTGAACGAGGTAGCCGGAATAGGAGACAACGATAGCTCCGATCGAATGCAGGATGCTGACGAGGACGAGATCCAGATGACATCCAAGCAG GTTTTGGAAGCACTTCAGCGAGCCTGGTTGAATGAAAAGTTTGCCATCCAGATACTGCCATATGAGGAAGCTATCGTGGACATGGTCATGAGCCAGCTAGTATACATGGAAGAAAATCTGGCAAACACTAACAAGAACGAAATGCTCTACATTGCCCACCGAATGGAGGTGGAAAGAATACGGTACATGCTGGCCAGCTATCACCGGTGTCGGTTACAGAAGATCGAGGAATATGCATTCTACATCCTGGAGGAGGAATCCAAACGGCCCGATGACCGGAAACGGCTGTCCGTAGGGGAGAAACAGTTCGCCACGGATTTCTACAAAAGCTTAGAGAATCATTTTCATCAGCTGGCCGTCAGGCATATGCCACAGAATCACCAGGAAGACGAACAGGTCCGGAAAGTGGTACCAAACGTGGACGGTCACGTATTTATCAAGGCCAAGGAGAATGTGGCCGAATTTTCGATCAGCGCCGATCACGATACCATCAACATAGCGGCCGGATCGGTGCACATGTTTAAGTACAGGGATGTGGAACCGTTAGTTTTGGAAGGAATAGTAGAGCTTATTTGA
- the LOC129757737 gene encoding rhodopsin-like, whose product MLGEPSMPMAFSWGGASATVSNLTVVDKVTPDMLHLIDPHWYQFPPLNPLWYSILGFAIFVLGCTSVIGNACVMYIFMTTKSLRTPSNMLVINLAFSDFLMMFTMSPPMVINSYNETWTFGPLMCQVYALLGSLFGCVSIWTMCVIAFERYNVIVKGLSAKPMTSNSCLVKIFLVWVNSLFWTITPMFGWGRYVPEGNMTACGTDYLSQDIISRSYIIAYSFFVYWLPLALIIYSYAFILKAVAAHEKNMRDQAKKMNVATLRSSDAAKQNAEIKLAKVALVTISLWFMAWTPYLVINYAGIFKTAPISPLATIWGSLFAKANAVYNPIVYGISHPKYRAALYKRFPSLACTSDNTLGDEQSVNSGATVASDSNNNA is encoded by the exons atgttgGGTGAACCATCGATGCCAATGGCATTTTCCTGGGGCGGTGCCTCGGCCACTGTCAGCAATTTGACCGTAGTCGATAAGGTCACCCCGGATATGCTGCACCTGATCGATCCACATTGGTACCAATTTCCACCGCTAAACCCACTGTGGTATTCCATTCTTGGATTTGCCATCTTCGTGCTGGGCTGCACGTCTGTGATCGGAAATGCCTGCGTGATGTACATCTTTATGACCACCAAGTCGTTGCGTACGCCCTCAAACATGCTCGTGATCAACCTGGCGTTCTCTGACTTCCTGATGATGTTCACCATGTCACCTCCGATGGTCATCAACAGCTACAACGAAACCTGGACCTTTGGACCTCTGATGTGCCAAGTGTACGCCCTGTTGGGATCACTTTTCGGCTGTGTCTCGATCTGGACCATGTGCGTAATCGCCTTTGAGCGTTACAACGTCATCGTTAAGGGTCTCTCGGCGAAGCCGATGACCTCGAACAGCTGCCTGGTGAAAATCTTCCTAGTTTGGGTCAACTCCCTCTTCTGGACCATCACACCGATGTTCGGATGGGGACGTTACGTGCCCGAGGGCAACATGACCGCCTGCGGAACCGACTACCTCAGCCAGGACATCATCAGTCGCTCGTACATCATTGCTTACTCGTTCTTCGTCTACTGGCTGCCGTTGGCTTTGATCATCTACTCATATGCATTCATCCTGAAG GCCGTGGCAGCCCACGAGAAGAACATGCGCGATCAGGCCAAGAAGATGAACGTGGCCACTCTGCGCTCATCGGACGCCGCTAAACAGAATGCCGAAATCAAGCTGGCCAAGGTCGCCCTCGTTACCATCTCGCTGTGGTTCATGGCCTGGACACCGTACCTGGTGATTAACTATGCTGGCATCTTCAAGACTGCTCCCATCAGTCCGCTGGCCACCATCTGGGGATCGCTGTTTGCCAAGGCCAATGCCGTCTACAATCCAATCGTGTACGGTATCAGCCATCCGAAGTACCGGGCAGCGCTCTACAAACGGTTCCCCTCGTTGGCCTGCACCTCCGACAATACCCTTGGCGATGAACAATCGGTTAACTCTGGAGCTACCGTTGCATCGGACTCGAACAACAACGCCTAA
- the LOC129757738 gene encoding opsin-1-like yields MVAFVEPHFEAWKAAGAGNATVVDSASPEILHLIHPHWNQFPPMNPLWHSMLGFAIFVLGLVSILGNACVMYIFSNTKALRTPSNLLVVNLAFSDFAMMFTMGPPMVINCYHETWYFSAFACELYGMLGSLWGCASIWTMTMIAFDRYNVIVKGLAAKPLTNNGAILRILGIWLFSLFWTLAPFFGWNRYVPEGNMTACGTDYLTKEWLSRSYILAYSVWVYFLPLLTIIYSYFFILKAVSAHETQMREQAKKMNVASLRSSEANQTSAEIKLAKVALVTISLWFMAWTPYLVINYTGIFDAAPITPLATIWGSLFAKANAVYNPIVYGISHPKYRAALYKTFPSLACQAEPAAANDNQSTASAATTDAEERA; encoded by the coding sequence ATGGTGGCCTTTGTGGAACCACATTTCGAAGCCTGGAAGGCAGCCGGTGCCGGCAACGCTACAGTGGTAGACAGCGCTTCGCCGGAAATCTTGCACCTGATCCATCCGCACTGGAACCAGTTCCCTCCGATGAATCCGCTGTGGCACTCAATGTTGGGCTTTGCCATCTTCGTCCTCGGCCTAGTTTCGATCCTCGGAAACGCCTGTGTGATGTACATCTTCTCGAACACCAAAGCTCTCCGCACCCCATCCAATCTACTAGTGGTCAATTTGGCCTTCTCGGACTTCGCAATGATGTTTACTATGGGGCCACCGATGGTGATCAACTGTTATCACGAGACCTGGTACTTTAGTGCCTTCGCCTGTGAACTGTACGGTATGCTGGGATCACTGTGGGGTTGCGCCTCGATTTGGACCATGACTATGATTGCGTTTGATCGATATAATGTCATCGTGAAAGGTTTGGCAGCTAAGCCCCTCACAAACAACGGAGCTATTTTAAGAATCCTTGGTATCTGGCTGTTCTCGCTATTCTGGACTTTGGCGCCGTTCTTCGGATGGAACCGATATGTCCCGGAAGGCAACATGACTGCATGCGGAACCGATTACCTGACCAAGGAATGGCTGAGCCGATCTTACATCCTGGCTTACTCCGTTTGGGTCTACTTCCTACCCCTCTTGACCATCATCTACTCGTACTTCTTCATCTTGAAGGCTGTATCGGCTCACGAAACTCAGATGCGAGAACAGGCCAAGAAGATGAACGTTGCCTCGCTGCGATCGTCCGAAGCCAACCAGACTAGCGCCGAAATCAAGCTGGCCAAGGTTGCCCTCGTTACCATCTCGCTGTGGTTTATGGCCTGGACCCCATACTTGGTCATCAACTACACCGGAATCTTCGACGCTGCTCCGATCACCCCTCTGGCAACGATTTGGGGATCGCTCTTCGCCAAGGCCAACGCCGTCTACAACCCGATCGTGTACGGTATCAGCCATCCGAAGTATCGCGCCGCCCTGTACAAGACCTTCCCATCGCTGGCCTGTCAGGCTGAGCCGGCGGCAGCCAATGACAACCAGTCGACTGCATCGGCCGCTACAACCGACGCGGAGGAGCGGGCCTAA
- the LOC129757739 gene encoding opsin-1-like, with the protein MAAFVEPHFDAYHQSGASNMTVVDKAYPEILHMIHPHWNQFPPMNPLWHSMLGFAIFMLGMVSMIGNGCVMYIFSNTKGLRTPSNLLVVNLAFSDFFMMFCMGPPMVVNCYHETWYFSAFACEVYGMLGSLFGCVSIWTMTLIAFDRYNVIVKGLAAKPMTSNGALMRIVAIWMLSLVWTIAPLFGWNRYVPEGNMTACGTDYLTKTPLSRSYIAVYAFWVYFLPLLTIIYSYTFILKAVSAHEQQMREQAKKMNVASLRSSEAQQTSAEIKLAKVALVTISLWFMAWTPYLVINFTGIFDAAPITPLATIWGSLFAKANAVYNPIVYGISHPKYRAALYKTFPSLSCQEDSSSGEAQSVASGETQNSEEKA; encoded by the coding sequence ATGGCCGCTTTCGTGGAACCACATTTTGATGCTTATCACCAGTCTGGTGCGAGCAACATGACTGTCGTTGATAAGGCATATCCTGAAATTCTGCATATGATCCATCCGCACTGGAACCAGTTCCCGCCGATGAACCCGCTGTGGCATTCGATGCTGGGTTTCGCCATCTTCATGCTCGGAATGGTTTCGATGATCGGAAACGGTTGCGTGATGTACATCTTCTCCAACACCAAAGGGCTCCGAACTCCATCGAATCTGCTGGTGGTGAATCTGGCCTTTTCGGATTTCTTCATGATGTTTTGCATGGGGCCACCTATGGTTGTGAACTGCTACCACGAGACCTGGTACTTCAGCGCCTTCGCCTGTGAAGTTTACGGAATGTTGGGATCGCTGTTCGGATGCGTCTCCATCTGGACCATGACCTTGATCGCGTTCGATCGGTACAATGTGATCGTGAAGGGTTTGGCCGCTAAACCAATGACCAGCAATGGAGCCTTGATGCGCATTGTGGCAATTTGGATGCTATCACTGGTTTGGACCATTGCTCCTCTGTTCGGATGGAACCGATACGTCCCGGAAGGAAACATGACCGCCTGTGGAACCGATTACCTGACCAAGACGCCTTTGAGCCGATCGTACATTGCTGTCTACGCTTTCTGGGTATACTTCCTGCCTCTGCTGACCATCATCTACTCGTACACCTTCATCCTGAAGGCTGTCTCTGCCCACGAGCAACAGATGCGTGAACAGGCCAAGAAGATGAACGTTGCCTCGCTGCGATCGTCCGAAGCCCAACAGACTAGCGCCGAAATCAAGCTGGCCAAGGTTGCTCTCGTTACCATCTCGCTGTGGTTCATGGCCTGGACCCCGTACCTGGTCATCAACTTCACCGGAATCTTCGACGCTGCTCCAATCACTCCTCTGGCCACCATCTGGGGATCACTGTTTGCCAAGGCCAATGCCGTCTACAACCCAATCGTGTACGGTATCAGCCATCCCAAGTACCGGGCAGCTCTGTACAAGACCTTCCCATCGCTGTCCTGCCAGGAGGATTCTTCATCGGGTGAGGCGCAATCGGTTGCCTCCGGTGAGACCCAGAATTCTGAAGAAAAGGCCTAA
- the LOC129754617 gene encoding cilium assembly protein DZIP1L produces MSYKWNHNFPKIAREAGFVIRDLSIGHCIDWRYIASLDPHLISSEKDYEKLDDFIPHIAQVSIGTLLTNRILDPAIGKYFILAQFSIQYLLFCKQFLDETVVEIRNTAQDAQKEHSRLEKICRRKNEELIVLNRKLQKAESLQAQTTVFPCSKCTKNFISSELLNAHVVRKHQDHFVMTNSTASIGGSELPAQTRKLSETDANLINTIKLELEVKQLKERLNAAEKDLMEQRNRDHRCHQCYNGQNIQPKSKKPPIEEVIFHSIAIQSNLEDVKDINEKEVQTSAKPETPPPNRLSPIPVRLTPSPNRRKRSPLLSSPSPQPDLVSKDEVEAIVREQFESWKAIERDKFNREIEQVRQNLAATIQELEKRESSAEAVVPPVAQAPVVTDRESENIWKLRYHELEQMYENSQRQVKETVESIESVYEEKFKQFERKLAQQEAVAKRERDQTAQAVERILIENKTSQNVGHSTTKNVEPIRKTPIVQIQPDHDDSDEGSHVESQRESSPSEHSESDDEIRALEKTKAKYLVTEAKDKLPKVEKLPISEVSIEKPVILPKQQILNTFKSRLKSLGIDSKTKSLPKEEFNAAAEALAGRRDANRKKNRNFFLTRNQILAKVDRIAKTKMGESVKNKPDQKRTTENAPIIKSKDSAALQPVPKLRTTFQVTEQKSPIEILPSKTKISTAPKPRQTTTNIFKTKSAASFQELRETNDDIITVQAEINPKAEILERSANVPRKASPQPTRTDYENHLDRLLETPVKRITPPPDIIEVATSDDQKRNDSDLSDILDTVPLKPKPIPKKRVLFDLDRGAGSNADQLGNKSSAIKEVTPILSTPTEAHSLRADEESDWNISSFDEDK; encoded by the exons ATGTCGTACAAGTGGAATCACAATTTTCCTAAGATTGCCCGCGAAGCTGGATTCGTTATTCGGGATTTGTCCATCGGTCATTGCATCGACTGGAGATACATAG ctTCATTAGATCCACATCTTATATCGAGTGAAAAGGATTACGAAAAGTTGGACGATTTTATTCCACACATTGCCCAAGTCTCGATTGGCACCCTGCTAACTAATCGAATCCTAGATCCAGCGATCGGAAAGTATTTCATTCTGGCTCAATTCAGTATCCAATATTTGCTGTTCTGTAagcaatttttagatgaaacgGTTGTTGAAATAAGAAACACAGCCCAGGATGCCCAAAAAGAGCATTCCCGCCTGGAAAAGATATGTCGAAGGAAAAATGAAGAACTTATTGTGCTTAACCGGAAGCTCCAAAAAGCAGAATCCTTACAAGCTCAAACTACTGTCTTCCCTTGTTCTAAAtgtaccaaaaattttataagctCCGAACTTTTGAACGCACACGTGGTTAGGAAACATCAAGACCATTTCGTGATGACTAACTCAACGGCATCGATAGGCGGAAGTGAACTACCAGCACAAACTAGAAAACTCTCCGAAACTGATGCCAATTTGATTAACACAATCAAGTTGGAACTTGAAGTCAAACAACTGAAGGAACGCCTAAATGCGGCCGAAAAGGATCTGATGGAGCAACGAAACCGTGATCATCGATGCCATCAGTGCTACAATGGCCAAAACATTCAACCAAAGTCTAAAAAGCCGCCAATCGAAGAAGTAATATTTCACAGCATAGCGATCCAAAGTAATCTAGAGGACGTGAAAGACATCAACGAAAAGGAGGTCCAAACAAGCGCCAAACCCGAAACGCCGCCACCGAACCGTTTGTCTCCGATTCCCGTTCGACTGACGCCATCGCCAAATCGACGGAAACGTTCTCCGCTACTTTCGTCTCCCAGTCCCCAACCGGATCTGGTGTCCAAGGATGAGGTGGAGGCAATCGTTCGGGAACAGTTCGAGAGCTGGAAGGCGATCGAGCGGGATAAATTTAATCGGGAAATTGAACAGGTTCGACAGAATTTGGCTGCAACCATCCAGGAGCTGGAGAAGCGGGAGAGTTCTGCCGAGGCTGTGGTGCCGCCGGTTGCGCAG gCTCCGGTCGTCACAGATCGCGAAAGCGAAAACATCTGGAAGCTGCGGTACCACGAGCTGGAGCAGATGTACGAAAACAGCCAGCGGCAGGTGAAGGAAACGGTCGAGAGCATCGAATCGGTGTACGAGGAAAAGTTTAAGCAGTTTGAACGTAAGTTGGCCCAACAAGAAGCCGTCGCCAAGCGGGAACGGGACCAAACGGCCCAAGCTGTGGAACGAATACTGATCGAAAATAAAACGAGTCAAAATGTGGGGCACAGCACGACGAAGAATGTAGAACCGATTCGGAAAACACCTATTGTACAAATCCAGCCAGATCACGACGATTCAGATGAGGGAAGTCATGTAGAATCACAAAGAGAATCTTCCCCTTCGGAACATTCGGAAAGTGATGACGAAATTCGGGCTTTGGAAAAGACCAAGGCTAAGTACTTGGTGACAGAGGCTAAAGATAAACTTCCAAAGGTGGAAAAGCTACCTATTAGTGAGGTTTCCATAGAAAAACCTGTTATTCTACCAAAGCAGCAAATATTGAATACGTTTAAGAGTCGATTGAAATCTTTAGGAATCGATTCCAAAACCAAAAGCCTTCCTAAGGAAGAATTTAATGCTGCTGCAGAAGCTTTGGCTGGTCGTAGAGATGCAAATAGAAAGAAGAACAGAAATTTCTTCTTAACTAGAAACCAAATTCTGGCTAAAGTTGATCGAATTGCCAAAACTAAAATGGGTGAATCGGTTAAAAATAAACCTGACCAGAAACGAACTACCGAAAATGCTCCCATTATTAAAAGCAAAGATTCAGCTGCGTTGCAACCGGTACCAAAATTACGAACCACATTTCAAGTGACTGAGCAAAAATCGCCCAtcgaaattttaccttcaaaaaccaaaataagCACCGCTCCAAAGCCCAGACAAACAACtaccaatattttcaaaacgaaatcagcAGCTTCGTTCCAGGAACTTAGAGAAACCAATGACGACATCATTACAGTTCAGGCAGAAATCAACCCAAAAGCAGAAATTCTTGAGCGATCTGCAAATGTGCCCCGCAAAGCATCGCCACAACCAACTCGAACCGATTACGAAAACCATTTGGATCGACTGTTAGAAACGCCCGTCAAACGTATTACACCCCCGCCGGATATAATAGAAGTGGCCACAAGCGACGACCAAAAACGCAACGATTCCGACCTAAGTGACATTTTAGATACCGTTCCCTTAAAACCGAAACCGATACCCAAGAAAAGGGTCTTGTTCGATTTGGATCGCGGTGCTGGCTCGAATGCAGACCAGCTAGGAAATAAATCTAGCGCGATCAAGGAAGTAACGCCGATTCTTTCTACCCCCACAGAAGCGCACAGCCTACGAGCCGACGAAGAGTCCGATTGGAACATTAGCAGTTTCGATGAGGACAAATAG